The Anolis carolinensis isolate JA03-04 chromosome 2, rAnoCar3.1.pri, whole genome shotgun sequence genome has a window encoding:
- the kdm5c gene encoding lysine-specific demethylase 5C isoform X1: protein MECREGPGELSAGGGDCGEKGVKSEKAEQHGDAPPRTERGARGRPEPGDRTLRSPPAEKEKEKGSWGAEHPGEWAERGPPWQTGDSDPILPPEDFLPPPECPVFEPSWAEFSDPLGYIAKIRPIAEKSGICKIRPPADWQPPFAVEVDNFRFTPRIQRLNELEAQTRVKLNYLDQIAKFWEIQGSALKIPNVERRILDLYSLSRIVMEEGGYEAICKDRRWARVAQRLSYPSGKNIGSLLRSHYERIIYPYEMYQSGANLVQCNTHPFDNEEKDKEYKPHSIPLRQSVQPSKFNTYGRRAKRLQQEESESCPDPASAPALFPERAPQAWPEPTEEDIEKNPELKKLQIYGAGPKMLGLGLVAKDKNMRKKDKEMPECPPTVIVKEETPVPETKLEPTSPRGYANVKEELRHSPEPCTKMTMRLRRNHNTQFIESYVCRICARGDEDDKLLLCDGCDDNYHIFCLLPPLPEIPKGVWRCPKCVMAECKRPPEAFGFEQATREYTLQSFGEMADSFKADYFNMPVHMVPTELVEKEFWRLVNSIEEDVTVEYGADIHSKEFGSGFPINDGKRQLSPEEEEYAASGWNLNVMPVLKQSVLCHINADISGMKVPWLYVGMVFSAFCWHIEDHWSYSINYLHWGEPKTWYGVPSFAAEHLEDVMKKLTPELFESQPDLLHQLVTLMNPNTLMAHGVPVVRTNQCAGEFVITFPRAYHSGFNQGYNFAEAVNFCTADWLPAGRQCIEHYRRLRRYCVFSHEELICKMAACPERLDLNLAAAVHKEMFILVQEERKLRKALLDKGITEAEREAFELLPDDERQCDKCKTTCFLSALACYDCPDCLVCLYHINDLCKCPSSRQYLRYRYTLDELPAMLHKLKVRAECFDTWANKVRIALEVEDGRKRTLEELRSLESEARERKFPENELLHRLKSCLSEAEKCVSEALGLISSQETGEPSVHMTVEELRAFLEQMNNLPCVMHQIKDVQAVLEKVETFQAEVQEALQGLPGNSPELHKLLAQGTRLGVEVPEMERLEKQVQQAVWLEEVKQTLRSPQDKVTLSVMRALITSGHGVAPSPAVEKAMAELQELLTIAQRWEEKAQMCLEARQKHPPATLEAIIKEAENIPVHLPNILSLKEALSKAQAWIADVEEIQNGDHYPCLDDLEGLVAVGRDLPVHLEELRYLELQVTTAHSWREKASKTFLKKNSCYTLLEVLCPCADADSDSVKRMKWQKEKEPSLYKSDTESLGLSAQDLRDPGSVQILAFKEGEQKEKAGMLRLRQSNAQKPVPSAHSPLGGQYCVCSQPPSPAMLQCELCQDWFHPTCVAWPHLGSPRPAPAWWEWDAKFLCPLCQRSRRPRLETILALLVALQKLPVRLPEGEALQCLTERAITWQDRARQLLASSDVVTALERLAELRQRLVGDSAKEGSALKESSCNEQTKVSVENGDSTAPEKNSSPPSDLEVLGSYLPQLQGPVLELSDAIRLPLEELLMEGDLLEVTLDESQSIWRLLQAAYSPQVEKFHQLLDLEQAERRVTRGRGRDSERRRKRKTERGDCPPVPKEELEPKKIRGAEQGLPHGCAPPEAGTDCSHNGVGL, encoded by the exons ATGGAGTGCCGCGAGGGACCGGGCGAGCTGAGCGCAGGCGGGGGGGACTGCGGGGAGAAGGGCGTCAAGTCGGAGAAGGCCGAGCAGCACGGAGACGCGCCGCCCAGGACGGAGCGGGGCGCGAGGGGGAGGCCGGAGCCGGGGGACAGGACGCTGCGCTCCCCGCCGGccgagaaggaaaaggagaagggctCCTGGGGGGCAGAGCACCCGGGCGAGTGGGCCGAGCGGGGCCCGCCCTGGCAAACGGGGGACTCCGACCCGATCCTGCCTCCGGAAGACTTCCTCCCGCCCCCCGAGTGTCCCGTCTTCGAGCCCAGCTGGGCCGAATTCAGCGACCCTTTGGGCTACATCGCCAAGATCCGGCCCATTGCAGAGAAGAGCGGCATTTGCAAGATACGCCCTCCCGCG GATTGGCAGCCTCCCTTTGCTGTGGAGGTGGATAACTTCCGGTTTACCCCAAGGATACAGAGGCTTAATGAACTAGAG GCCCAGACCAGGGTAAAGCTGAACTATTTAGACCAGATTGCAAAGTTCTGGGAAATTCAAGGGTCTGCACTGAAAATCCCAAACGTGGAGAGGCGAATCCTTGATTTGTACAGCCTGAGCAGA ATTGTGATGGAAGAAGGTGGATAtgaagccatctgcaaggatcgCCGATGGGCGCGAGTGGCCCAGCGCCTTTCCTATCCATCGGGAAAGAATATTGGCTCTCTTCTTCGTTCCCATTATGAGCGTATTATCTACCCTTATGAAATGTACCAGTCGGGTGCCAACCTGGTG CAGTGCAATACCCATCCATTTGACAATGAGGAAAAGGACAAGGAGTATAAGCCACACAGCATCCCTTTACGCCAGTCAGTCCAGCCTTCGAAGTTCAACACTTATGGACGCCGAGCCAAGCGCCTGCAGCAAGAG GAATCCGAATCGTGCCCTGATCCTGCCAGCGCCCCAGCTCTGTTCCCGGAGCGAGCGCCTCAAGCATGG CCAGAGCCAACAGAAGAAGACATTGAGAAGAACCCAGAGCTGAAAAAACTGCAGATCTATGGTGCTGGCCCCAAGATGCTGGGTCTGGGGCTTGTAGCCAAGGACAAGAACATGCGCAAGAAAG ATAAGGAGATGCCCGAGTGCCCTCCAACAGTGATAGTGAAAGAGGAAACTCCTGTTCCAGAGACGAAGCTTGAGCCCACCTCTCCCAGAGGCTATGCAAATGTGAAAGAGGAATTAAGGCACAGTCCAGAACCTTGCACCAAAATGACAATGCGTCTGCGTCGCAACCACAACACTCAGTTT atTGAGTCTTATGTTTGTCGAATATGTGCACGGGGAGATGAAGATGACAAGCTCTTGTTATGTGATGGATGTGATGACAACTATCACATCTTCTGCCTATTGCCACCCTTGCCCGAGATTCCAAAAGGGGTCTGGCGGTGTCCCAAATGCGTCATGGCG GAATGCAAGAGACCTCCAGAAGCTTTTGGGTTTGAGCAGGCTACTCGGGAGTACACACTACAGAGTTTTGGAGAGATGGCAGATTCTTTCAAGGCTGACTACTTCAACATGCCTGTGCAT ATGGTGCCAACAGAGCTGGTAGAAAAGGAGTTCTGGCGATTGGTAAACAGCATTGAGGAAGATGTAACAGTTGAATATGGTGCTGACATCCATTCCAAGGAATTCGGAAGTGGCTTCCCTATTAATGATGGCAAAAGGCAGCTCTCTCCAGAGGAAGAG GAGTATGCAGCCAGTGGTTGGAACCTCAACGTGATGCCAGTCCTGAAACAGTCGGTGCTCTGCCACATCAATGCCGATATTTCAGGCATGAAGGTCCCGTGGTTGTATGTGGGCATGGTATTTTCTGCTTTCTGCTGGCATATAGAGGATCACTGGAGCTACTCTATTAACTACCTCCACTG GGGTGAGCCCAAGACCTGGTATGGGGTCCCTTCCTTTGCAGCTGAACATCTGGAAGATGTCATGAAGAAATTGACCCCAGAGCTGTTTGAGAGCCAGCCGGACCTGCTGCATCAGTTGGTGACACTCATGAACCCCAACACACTAATGGCTCATGGTGTACCG GTTGTGCGGACCAATCAGTGTGCAGGAGAATTTGTCATTACGTTCCCTAGAGCCTACCACAGCGGTTTCAACCAGGGCTATAACTTTGCTGAAGCTGTCAACTTCTGCACTGCTGACTGG TTGCCAGCTGGTCGGCAGTGCATAGAGCACTACCGCCGCCTCCGCCGCTACTGTGTATTCTCACATGAAGAGCTCATCTGCAAGATGGCTGCTTGTCCTGAGAGGCTGGACCTGAACTTGGCAGCTGCTGTGCACAAAGAGATGTTTATCTTGGTGCAAGAAGAGCGTAAACTGCGCAAGGCTCTCCTTGACAAG GGCATCACAGAAGCAGAGCGAGAGGCCTTTGAGTTGCTTCCAGACGATGAGCGACAGTGTGACAAATGCAAGACGACGTGCTTTCTGTCAGCACTTGCTTGCTATGACTGCCCGGATTGTCTTGTTTGCCTCTACCATATCAACGACCTCTGCAAATGCCCCAGCAGCAGGCAATATCTCAG GTACCGGTATACTCTGGATGAACTACCAGCCATGTTACACAAGCTGAAGGTTCGAGCAGAGTGCTTTGACACGTGGGCCAACAAAGTTCGAATTGCTTTAGAAGTGGAAGATGGGCGCAAGAGAA CCTTGGAAGAACTACGTTCATTGGAGTCGGAAGCACGTGAGAGGAAGTTTCCAGAGAATGAACTGCTTCACCGGCTCAAGAGTTGTTTGAGTGAAGCAGAGAAATGTGTCTCAGAAGCCCTGGGCTTGATAAGCAGCCAAGAAACAGG GGAACCATCAGTCCATATGACAGTGGAGGAATTGCGTGCCTTCCTAGAGCAAATGAACAACTTGCCCTGTGTCATGCACCAGATAAAGGATGTCCAG GCTGTGTTGGAGAAAGTGGAGACTTTTCAAGCAGAGGTTCAGGAGGCACTGCAGGGTCTCCCAGGCAACTCTCCAGAGCTGCATAAGCTGTTAGCGCAGGGCACACGACTTGGGGTGGAAGTGCCAGAGATGGAACGACTGGAGAAGCAGGTGCAACAAGCTGTCTGGCTGGAAGAGGTCAAGCAGACTCTGCGTTCGCCCCAGGATAAAGTCACACTGTCTGTCATGCGGGCACTCATCACCTCTGGCCATGGAGTCGCCCCCAGCCCAGCTGTGGAGAAGGCCATGGCTGAGCTGCAAGAGTTACTCACCATTGCCCAGCGTTGGGAGGAAAAAGCGCAAATGTGCCTGGAGGCCAG GCAAAAGCACCCACCAGCCACACTAGAGGCCATCATCAAGGAGGCAGAGAACATCCCAGTCCATCTGCCCAACATCCTGTCTCTCAAAGAGGCTCTGTCTAAGGCCCAGGCATGGATTGCTGATGTGGAGGAGATCCAG AATGGAGACCATTATCCCTGCCTGGATGACCTGGAGGGGCTTGTGGCTGTGGGTAGGGATTTGCCCGTGCATCTTGAAGAACTGCGTTACTTGGAATTACAAGTGACGACAGCACATTCCTGGCGGGAAAAGGCCTCCAAGACCTTCCTAAAGAAGAACTCCTGCTACACATTGCTCGAG GTGCTGTGCCCGTGTGCTGATGCTGACTCTGACAGCGTCAAGCGCATGAAGTGGCAGAAGGAGAAAGAACCGAGCCTGTACAAATCCGACACAGAGAGCCTGGGCCTCTCTGCACAAGACCTCAGGGACCCTGGCTCAGTT CAGATCCTGGCCTTCAAAGAAGGGGAACAGAAGGAGAAAGCAGGGATGCTGCGCCTGCGCCAATCAAATGCCCAGAAGCCTGTGCCGTCAGCACATAGTCCTCTGGGAGGCCAGTACTGTGTGTGTTCCCAGCCTCCAAGCCCTGCCATGTTGCAGTGCGAACTGTGTCAGGACTGGTTCCACCCCACCTGTGTGGCGTGGCCCCACTTGGGCAGCCCCCGTCCTGCTCCTGCGTGGTGGGAATGGGATGCCAAATTCCTGTGCCCGCTGTGCCAGCGTTCTCGCCGGCCTCGCCTGGAAACAATTCTGGCCCTGCTTGTGGCTCTACAGAAGCTCCCTGTACGGCTGCCTGAGGGAGAAGCCCTGCAGTGCTTGACGGAGCGAGCTATTACGTGGCAGGACCGTGCCCGTCAGCTCCTCGCCTCCTCGGATGTCGTTACGGCCTTGGAGCGCCTAGCAGAGCTGCGGCAGCGGCTGGTTGGGGATTCTGCCAAGGAAGGAAGTGCACTCAAAGAGAGCAGCTGCAACGAACAGACTAAG gTTTCAGTGGAGAATGGGGACTCCACTGCTCCAGAAAAGAACAGCTCCCCTCCCTCAG ACTTGGAGGTGCTCGGTTCTTACCTGCCACAGCTGCAGGGCCCTGTACTGGAGCTGTCCGATGCCATCCGTCTTCCCTTAGAGGAGCTGCTAATGGAGGGTGACCTTCTCGAGGTGACATTAGATGAGAGCCAGAGCATTTGGCGCCTGCTCCAGGCAGCCTATTCccctcaggttgagaaattcCACCAGCTGCTGGAT CTGGAACAAGCAGAGCGACGTGTCACCCGTGGGCGAGGGCGGGATTCAGAGCGACGGCGGAAACGCAAGACAGAGCGGGGTGACTGCCCGCCCGTGCCCAAGGAGGAACTAGAGCCAAAGAAGATCCGGGGGGCGGAGCAAGGGCTGCCCCATGGTTGTGCTCCCCCTGAAGCAGGCACCGATTGCAGCCACAATGGAGTTGGG TTGTGA
- the kdm5c gene encoding lysine-specific demethylase 5C isoform X7 translates to MECREGPGELSAGGGDCGEKGVKSEKAEQHGDAPPRTERGARGRPEPGDRTLRSPPAEKEKEKGSWGAEHPGEWAERGPPWQTGDSDPILPPEDFLPPPECPVFEPSWAEFSDPLGYIAKIRPIAEKSGICKIRPPADWQPPFAVEVDNFRFTPRIQRLNELEAQTRVKLNYLDQIAKFWEIQGSALKIPNVERRILDLYSLSRIVMEEGGYEAICKDRRWARVAQRLSYPSGKNIGSLLRSHYERIIYPYEMYQSGANLVCNTHPFDNEEKDKEYKPHSIPLRQSVQPSKFNTYGRRAKRLQQEPEPTEEDIEKNPELKKLQIYGAGPKMLGLGLVAKDKNMRKKDKEMPECPPTVIVKEETPVPETKLEPTSPRGYANVKEELRHSPEPCTKMTMRLRRNHNTQFIESYVCRICARGDEDDKLLLCDGCDDNYHIFCLLPPLPEIPKGVWRCPKCVMAECKRPPEAFGFEQATREYTLQSFGEMADSFKADYFNMPVHMVPTELVEKEFWRLVNSIEEDVTVEYGADIHSKEFGSGFPINDGKRQLSPEEEEYAASGWNLNVMPVLKQSVLCHINADISGMKVPWLYVGMVFSAFCWHIEDHWSYSINYLHWGEPKTWYGVPSFAAEHLEDVMKKLTPELFESQPDLLHQLVTLMNPNTLMAHGVPVVRTNQCAGEFVITFPRAYHSGFNQGYNFAEAVNFCTADWLPAGRQCIEHYRRLRRYCVFSHEELICKMAACPERLDLNLAAAVHKEMFILVQEERKLRKALLDKGITEAEREAFELLPDDERQCDKCKTTCFLSALACYDCPDCLVCLYHINDLCKCPSSRQYLRYRYTLDELPAMLHKLKVRAECFDTWANKVRIALEVEDGRKRTLEELRSLESEARERKFPENELLHRLKSCLSEAEKCVSEALGLISSQETGEPSVHMTVEELRAFLEQMNNLPCVMHQIKDVQAVLEKVETFQAEVQEALQGLPGNSPELHKLLAQGTRLGVEVPEMERLEKQVQQAVWLEEVKQTLRSPQDKVTLSVMRALITSGHGVAPSPAVEKAMAELQELLTIAQRWEEKAQMCLEARQKHPPATLEAIIKEAENIPVHLPNILSLKEALSKAQAWIADVEEIQNGDHYPCLDDLEGLVAVGRDLPVHLEELRYLELQVTTAHSWREKASKTFLKKNSCYTLLEVLCPCADADSDSVKRMKWQKEKEPSLYKSDTESLGLSAQDLRDPGSVILAFKEGEQKEKAGMLRLRQSNAQKPVPSAHSPLGGQYCVCSQPPSPAMLQCELCQDWFHPTCVAWPHLGSPRPAPAWWEWDAKFLCPLCQRSRRPRLETILALLVALQKLPVRLPEGEALQCLTERAITWQDRARQLLASSDVVTALERLAELRQRLVGDSAKEGSALKESSCNEQTKVSVENGDSTAPEKNSSPPSDLEVLGSYLPQLQGPVLELSDAIRLPLEELLMEGDLLEVTLDESQSIWRLLQAAYSPQVEKFHQLLDLEQAERRVTRGRGRDSERRRKRKTERGDCPPVPKEELEPKKIRGAEQGLPHGCAPPEAGTDCSHNGVGL, encoded by the exons ATGGAGTGCCGCGAGGGACCGGGCGAGCTGAGCGCAGGCGGGGGGGACTGCGGGGAGAAGGGCGTCAAGTCGGAGAAGGCCGAGCAGCACGGAGACGCGCCGCCCAGGACGGAGCGGGGCGCGAGGGGGAGGCCGGAGCCGGGGGACAGGACGCTGCGCTCCCCGCCGGccgagaaggaaaaggagaagggctCCTGGGGGGCAGAGCACCCGGGCGAGTGGGCCGAGCGGGGCCCGCCCTGGCAAACGGGGGACTCCGACCCGATCCTGCCTCCGGAAGACTTCCTCCCGCCCCCCGAGTGTCCCGTCTTCGAGCCCAGCTGGGCCGAATTCAGCGACCCTTTGGGCTACATCGCCAAGATCCGGCCCATTGCAGAGAAGAGCGGCATTTGCAAGATACGCCCTCCCGCG GATTGGCAGCCTCCCTTTGCTGTGGAGGTGGATAACTTCCGGTTTACCCCAAGGATACAGAGGCTTAATGAACTAGAG GCCCAGACCAGGGTAAAGCTGAACTATTTAGACCAGATTGCAAAGTTCTGGGAAATTCAAGGGTCTGCACTGAAAATCCCAAACGTGGAGAGGCGAATCCTTGATTTGTACAGCCTGAGCAGA ATTGTGATGGAAGAAGGTGGATAtgaagccatctgcaaggatcgCCGATGGGCGCGAGTGGCCCAGCGCCTTTCCTATCCATCGGGAAAGAATATTGGCTCTCTTCTTCGTTCCCATTATGAGCGTATTATCTACCCTTATGAAATGTACCAGTCGGGTGCCAACCTGGTG TGCAATACCCATCCATTTGACAATGAGGAAAAGGACAAGGAGTATAAGCCACACAGCATCCCTTTACGCCAGTCAGTCCAGCCTTCGAAGTTCAACACTTATGGACGCCGAGCCAAGCGCCTGCAGCAAGAG CCAGAGCCAACAGAAGAAGACATTGAGAAGAACCCAGAGCTGAAAAAACTGCAGATCTATGGTGCTGGCCCCAAGATGCTGGGTCTGGGGCTTGTAGCCAAGGACAAGAACATGCGCAAGAAAG ATAAGGAGATGCCCGAGTGCCCTCCAACAGTGATAGTGAAAGAGGAAACTCCTGTTCCAGAGACGAAGCTTGAGCCCACCTCTCCCAGAGGCTATGCAAATGTGAAAGAGGAATTAAGGCACAGTCCAGAACCTTGCACCAAAATGACAATGCGTCTGCGTCGCAACCACAACACTCAGTTT atTGAGTCTTATGTTTGTCGAATATGTGCACGGGGAGATGAAGATGACAAGCTCTTGTTATGTGATGGATGTGATGACAACTATCACATCTTCTGCCTATTGCCACCCTTGCCCGAGATTCCAAAAGGGGTCTGGCGGTGTCCCAAATGCGTCATGGCG GAATGCAAGAGACCTCCAGAAGCTTTTGGGTTTGAGCAGGCTACTCGGGAGTACACACTACAGAGTTTTGGAGAGATGGCAGATTCTTTCAAGGCTGACTACTTCAACATGCCTGTGCAT ATGGTGCCAACAGAGCTGGTAGAAAAGGAGTTCTGGCGATTGGTAAACAGCATTGAGGAAGATGTAACAGTTGAATATGGTGCTGACATCCATTCCAAGGAATTCGGAAGTGGCTTCCCTATTAATGATGGCAAAAGGCAGCTCTCTCCAGAGGAAGAG GAGTATGCAGCCAGTGGTTGGAACCTCAACGTGATGCCAGTCCTGAAACAGTCGGTGCTCTGCCACATCAATGCCGATATTTCAGGCATGAAGGTCCCGTGGTTGTATGTGGGCATGGTATTTTCTGCTTTCTGCTGGCATATAGAGGATCACTGGAGCTACTCTATTAACTACCTCCACTG GGGTGAGCCCAAGACCTGGTATGGGGTCCCTTCCTTTGCAGCTGAACATCTGGAAGATGTCATGAAGAAATTGACCCCAGAGCTGTTTGAGAGCCAGCCGGACCTGCTGCATCAGTTGGTGACACTCATGAACCCCAACACACTAATGGCTCATGGTGTACCG GTTGTGCGGACCAATCAGTGTGCAGGAGAATTTGTCATTACGTTCCCTAGAGCCTACCACAGCGGTTTCAACCAGGGCTATAACTTTGCTGAAGCTGTCAACTTCTGCACTGCTGACTGG TTGCCAGCTGGTCGGCAGTGCATAGAGCACTACCGCCGCCTCCGCCGCTACTGTGTATTCTCACATGAAGAGCTCATCTGCAAGATGGCTGCTTGTCCTGAGAGGCTGGACCTGAACTTGGCAGCTGCTGTGCACAAAGAGATGTTTATCTTGGTGCAAGAAGAGCGTAAACTGCGCAAGGCTCTCCTTGACAAG GGCATCACAGAAGCAGAGCGAGAGGCCTTTGAGTTGCTTCCAGACGATGAGCGACAGTGTGACAAATGCAAGACGACGTGCTTTCTGTCAGCACTTGCTTGCTATGACTGCCCGGATTGTCTTGTTTGCCTCTACCATATCAACGACCTCTGCAAATGCCCCAGCAGCAGGCAATATCTCAG GTACCGGTATACTCTGGATGAACTACCAGCCATGTTACACAAGCTGAAGGTTCGAGCAGAGTGCTTTGACACGTGGGCCAACAAAGTTCGAATTGCTTTAGAAGTGGAAGATGGGCGCAAGAGAA CCTTGGAAGAACTACGTTCATTGGAGTCGGAAGCACGTGAGAGGAAGTTTCCAGAGAATGAACTGCTTCACCGGCTCAAGAGTTGTTTGAGTGAAGCAGAGAAATGTGTCTCAGAAGCCCTGGGCTTGATAAGCAGCCAAGAAACAGG GGAACCATCAGTCCATATGACAGTGGAGGAATTGCGTGCCTTCCTAGAGCAAATGAACAACTTGCCCTGTGTCATGCACCAGATAAAGGATGTCCAG GCTGTGTTGGAGAAAGTGGAGACTTTTCAAGCAGAGGTTCAGGAGGCACTGCAGGGTCTCCCAGGCAACTCTCCAGAGCTGCATAAGCTGTTAGCGCAGGGCACACGACTTGGGGTGGAAGTGCCAGAGATGGAACGACTGGAGAAGCAGGTGCAACAAGCTGTCTGGCTGGAAGAGGTCAAGCAGACTCTGCGTTCGCCCCAGGATAAAGTCACACTGTCTGTCATGCGGGCACTCATCACCTCTGGCCATGGAGTCGCCCCCAGCCCAGCTGTGGAGAAGGCCATGGCTGAGCTGCAAGAGTTACTCACCATTGCCCAGCGTTGGGAGGAAAAAGCGCAAATGTGCCTGGAGGCCAG GCAAAAGCACCCACCAGCCACACTAGAGGCCATCATCAAGGAGGCAGAGAACATCCCAGTCCATCTGCCCAACATCCTGTCTCTCAAAGAGGCTCTGTCTAAGGCCCAGGCATGGATTGCTGATGTGGAGGAGATCCAG AATGGAGACCATTATCCCTGCCTGGATGACCTGGAGGGGCTTGTGGCTGTGGGTAGGGATTTGCCCGTGCATCTTGAAGAACTGCGTTACTTGGAATTACAAGTGACGACAGCACATTCCTGGCGGGAAAAGGCCTCCAAGACCTTCCTAAAGAAGAACTCCTGCTACACATTGCTCGAG GTGCTGTGCCCGTGTGCTGATGCTGACTCTGACAGCGTCAAGCGCATGAAGTGGCAGAAGGAGAAAGAACCGAGCCTGTACAAATCCGACACAGAGAGCCTGGGCCTCTCTGCACAAGACCTCAGGGACCCTGGCTCAGTT ATCCTGGCCTTCAAAGAAGGGGAACAGAAGGAGAAAGCAGGGATGCTGCGCCTGCGCCAATCAAATGCCCAGAAGCCTGTGCCGTCAGCACATAGTCCTCTGGGAGGCCAGTACTGTGTGTGTTCCCAGCCTCCAAGCCCTGCCATGTTGCAGTGCGAACTGTGTCAGGACTGGTTCCACCCCACCTGTGTGGCGTGGCCCCACTTGGGCAGCCCCCGTCCTGCTCCTGCGTGGTGGGAATGGGATGCCAAATTCCTGTGCCCGCTGTGCCAGCGTTCTCGCCGGCCTCGCCTGGAAACAATTCTGGCCCTGCTTGTGGCTCTACAGAAGCTCCCTGTACGGCTGCCTGAGGGAGAAGCCCTGCAGTGCTTGACGGAGCGAGCTATTACGTGGCAGGACCGTGCCCGTCAGCTCCTCGCCTCCTCGGATGTCGTTACGGCCTTGGAGCGCCTAGCAGAGCTGCGGCAGCGGCTGGTTGGGGATTCTGCCAAGGAAGGAAGTGCACTCAAAGAGAGCAGCTGCAACGAACAGACTAAG gTTTCAGTGGAGAATGGGGACTCCACTGCTCCAGAAAAGAACAGCTCCCCTCCCTCAG ACTTGGAGGTGCTCGGTTCTTACCTGCCACAGCTGCAGGGCCCTGTACTGGAGCTGTCCGATGCCATCCGTCTTCCCTTAGAGGAGCTGCTAATGGAGGGTGACCTTCTCGAGGTGACATTAGATGAGAGCCAGAGCATTTGGCGCCTGCTCCAGGCAGCCTATTCccctcaggttgagaaattcCACCAGCTGCTGGAT CTGGAACAAGCAGAGCGACGTGTCACCCGTGGGCGAGGGCGGGATTCAGAGCGACGGCGGAAACGCAAGACAGAGCGGGGTGACTGCCCGCCCGTGCCCAAGGAGGAACTAGAGCCAAAGAAGATCCGGGGGGCGGAGCAAGGGCTGCCCCATGGTTGTGCTCCCCCTGAAGCAGGCACCGATTGCAGCCACAATGGAGTTGGG TTGTGA